A stretch of Clostridium formicaceticum DNA encodes these proteins:
- a CDS encoding PstS family phosphate ABC transporter substrate-binding protein, producing the protein MLKKLFMLLLVAGLAIVSVACSGQTQENPADNTVTSEENVTELSGAVIVDGSGTVYPLMAHIAEEYMTKEQGNVSVQVGRAGSSAGFKKFIPGELDFADASRAIKDEEAAELEERGLKVGEEVLEFKLALDGLTMVINKDNDWAREMTKEEVVDMYLSGTYREDDKVLWSDIRSDWPAEEVKFYGPNENHGTYEFFYEVILGKQDMVKTANLQQEYSTLVDLVSNDKNAIAFFGFGYYVNNQDKITAVKIDFGNGSVEPTLATIGENLPYAGFTRPVFTYLNAVYAKEKPQVLDFAKYVVSPNGAQRLAGDNGFAPLPAAQYAEYLQQLEAIK; encoded by the coding sequence ATGTTAAAAAAACTTTTCATGTTATTATTAGTTGCAGGACTAGCTATTGTTTCCGTAGCATGCAGCGGACAAACCCAAGAAAATCCAGCAGATAATACAGTAACATCAGAGGAAAATGTTACAGAACTTAGTGGTGCAGTAATCGTTGATGGGTCAGGTACAGTTTATCCTTTAATGGCACATATTGCAGAAGAATACATGACAAAAGAACAAGGGAATGTAAGCGTACAGGTAGGTCGTGCTGGTTCCAGTGCTGGTTTCAAAAAATTCATACCAGGAGAATTGGACTTTGCTGATGCATCAAGGGCTATTAAAGATGAGGAAGCAGCTGAACTTGAAGAAAGAGGATTAAAAGTTGGTGAAGAGGTTTTAGAATTTAAACTAGCACTTGATGGATTAACCATGGTTATTAACAAAGATAACGACTGGGCAAGAGAAATGACAAAGGAAGAAGTTGTTGACATGTACCTTTCTGGAACATACAGAGAAGACGATAAAGTCCTTTGGTCTGATATAAGGTCCGACTGGCCAGCAGAAGAAGTTAAGTTTTATGGGCCAAATGAAAATCATGGCACTTACGAATTTTTCTATGAAGTGATCTTAGGAAAACAGGATATGGTTAAAACCGCTAACCTTCAACAGGAATATTCTACTTTAGTGGACTTAGTTTCAAATGATAAAAATGCCATTGCCTTCTTTGGTTTTGGTTACTATGTAAATAATCAAGATAAAATTACTGCAGTAAAAATTGACTTTGGTAATGGTTCAGTTGAACCTACTTTAGCAACAATTGGTGAAAACTTACCCTATGCTGGATTTACTCGTCCGGTATTCACATACTTAAATGCAGTATATGCAAAAGAAAAGCCACAAGTACTTGATTTTGCTAAATACGTTGTATCTCCCAATGGTGCGCAAAGGTTAGCAGGAGATAATGGCTTTGCTCCATTGCCCGCAGCGCAGTATGCTGAGTATCTTCAGCAGCTAGAAGCAATTAAATAA
- a CDS encoding methyl-accepting chemotaxis protein encodes MKIKIGNRNSKFKKDTKKDIEKFFKESKESIVRLKHFLINTKFINKIKENSRVFVNLNDLKIHNKLLAMVSITGLIPIIVLSILIVNNASSKIEDEILKANQLFTTLTKERINEYFYNREVDGQTLAKSKIISEGIEELNRFDSSGLEEQKIMDDFQKYLDVVLEKHEYTDIFLTNKYGEVIFSNRYEKIDIAPLVFSGDFCEKAMTGKQNWSGVFRNSFIGDNLMVLTTPVYSRTIANHPIGTLNIVLNQSKINAIVQNGIDKLGITGDAYLIDFEGLLLTNTMKEQNLQRIALEDILETEAVGILSEPIKRGDLTFNQTKTYKGYEGKEVIGTLSIAKIGDSFVGLIIEVEEDEAYGSISELRRSLLVIILFMIGIFTVLTIKMAQSISKPISEVIGITNELADYNLKRHMSIDEVKRKDEIGDLERAIIKIRDNLRNIIREVEKSAGKVASSSEELKINSQQSSKSIDEVAKTISELAQCSLEQAKNAEESSQKSKELNNIMLEDVENLKQMTEATNEVGKLVESGLEIIKILSKTTKESSDANKKVHFNILKSNESSKKIEEASKVILTIADKTNLLALNAAIEAARAGEHGRGFAVVADEIRKLAEQSKESTKIIDQIVNNLRKDNVEVVETMENLMNIYKEQVGSVNLTKDKYIEIAEAIKMTEYKVMVLNESSLKMDKMRVEVEDRIQRLAAVTEENSSNIKQVAESMEEQAVSVEEISNASEGLDALAQHLQIIIGKFTIE; translated from the coding sequence ATGAAGATAAAAATAGGTAACAGAAACAGTAAATTTAAAAAAGATACAAAGAAAGATATAGAAAAGTTTTTTAAAGAAAGTAAAGAAAGTATAGTAAGATTAAAACACTTTTTAATAAATACAAAATTTATCAATAAAATCAAGGAAAACAGTAGAGTTTTTGTTAACCTAAATGATTTAAAGATACATAACAAATTATTGGCGATGGTTTCTATAACTGGACTTATACCTATCATTGTACTAAGCATTTTAATTGTTAATAATGCCAGCAGTAAAATAGAAGATGAAATTTTAAAGGCAAACCAGTTATTTACTACATTAACAAAAGAAAGAATCAATGAGTATTTCTACAACAGAGAAGTGGATGGACAAACATTAGCCAAATCAAAAATCATTAGCGAGGGGATTGAAGAACTGAACCGTTTTGATAGTAGTGGGTTAGAAGAACAAAAAATAATGGATGACTTTCAAAAATATTTAGATGTCGTTTTAGAAAAACACGAATACACAGATATTTTTTTAACGAATAAGTATGGAGAGGTTATTTTCAGTAATAGGTATGAAAAAATTGATATAGCCCCTCTAGTTTTTTCTGGAGATTTTTGTGAAAAAGCAATGACAGGAAAACAAAATTGGTCAGGGGTGTTTCGTAATAGCTTTATAGGAGATAACTTAATGGTATTAACCACCCCAGTATATTCTAGAACAATTGCTAATCATCCCATTGGCACGCTAAATATAGTCTTAAATCAAAGTAAGATAAATGCCATCGTCCAAAATGGAATTGATAAACTAGGTATAACTGGGGATGCCTATCTGATAGATTTTGAAGGTCTACTACTGACAAATACGATGAAAGAACAAAACCTGCAACGAATTGCTTTAGAAGATATTCTTGAGACCGAAGCCGTAGGTATCCTGTCTGAACCAATAAAGCGTGGGGATTTAACCTTCAATCAGACAAAAACCTATAAAGGATATGAAGGAAAAGAGGTTATAGGAACTTTATCTATAGCTAAAATTGGCGACAGTTTTGTAGGTCTTATTATAGAAGTTGAAGAAGATGAAGCTTATGGTTCCATTTCAGAACTCCGTAGAAGTTTATTAGTCATCATCCTGTTTATGATAGGAATATTTACTGTACTTACCATCAAAATGGCACAATCTATAAGCAAGCCTATTAGCGAAGTAATAGGTATAACCAATGAATTAGCTGATTATAACTTAAAAAGGCACATGAGTATAGACGAAGTGAAAAGAAAAGATGAAATAGGAGACTTAGAAAGAGCAATAATAAAAATTAGAGATAATTTAAGAAATATTATTAGAGAAGTAGAAAAATCTGCTGGCAAAGTTGCATCTTCTTCAGAAGAATTAAAGATAAATTCACAACAGTCCTCTAAATCCATAGATGAGGTGGCAAAAACAATAAGTGAACTAGCCCAATGTTCATTAGAACAAGCAAAAAATGCTGAAGAGAGTTCTCAAAAATCAAAGGAATTAAACAATATCATGCTAGAAGATGTTGAAAACTTAAAACAAATGACCGAGGCTACTAATGAAGTTGGGAAGTTGGTAGAATCGGGTTTAGAAATTATCAAAATTTTGTCTAAAACAACGAAAGAATCTAGCGATGCAAATAAAAAAGTGCATTTTAATATATTAAAGTCTAATGAAAGTTCTAAAAAAATTGAAGAAGCGAGTAAGGTTATATTGACTATAGCTGATAAAACAAATTTACTTGCGTTAAATGCTGCTATAGAGGCAGCGAGAGCAGGAGAACATGGGAGAGGTTTTGCAGTAGTAGCAGATGAGATAAGAAAACTAGCAGAACAGTCTAAGGAATCTACAAAAATTATCGACCAAATAGTTAATAACTTACGTAAAGATAATGTAGAAGTAGTAGAAACCATGGAGAATTTGATGAATATCTATAAAGAACAGGTGGGCAGTGTTAATCTGACAAAAGATAAGTATATAGAAATTGCTGAGGCTATTAAAATGACAGAATATAAGGTAATGGTTTTAAATGAATCTAGCCTAAAGATGGACAAAATGAGAGTAGAAGTTGAAGATAGGATTCAGAGATTAGCTGCAGTAACTGAGGAAAACTCTTCTAACATTAAACAAGTAGCTGAGTCTATGGAGGAACAAGCTGTCTCTGTAGAGGAAATAAGTAATGCCAGTGAAGGTCTAGATGCACTAGCACAACACCTTCAAATAATCATAGGAAAGTTTACAATAGAGTAA